In Osmia lignaria lignaria isolate PbOS001 chromosome 5, iyOsmLign1, whole genome shotgun sequence, a single genomic region encodes these proteins:
- the LOC117604776 gene encoding uncharacterized protein LOC117604776 — MDFSGNNLVHGSLPQFSELTSRSNVIPLSKFTSGDHTQIEQTLVYTTAPVNHAKQSLFVNSTNKYAGPILAWPDPNTLMQLCEKQGIQTINIPNYNQNNSILSVQSNNLPVRIIPNMYLPSTSQPENIKQDLDTRSENEMKPPTMQDSQVQLQQQSAMAEYFQKLQATTLPLTLQQLIKLQTEQVKKEKTEEEKVEHSQNNILNIPSVPVFRNTQLQNGNTYMNSDQMMVSINPNDLNVHIESPQENENTVQTIKVEQQIQTDSPKTEKKMKFRAKTGEIKISVGLDGSTLYCCPECNLAFPDKTEIEQHIQVHIQERKYQCKECGAMLKRKEHLDQHMRGHSDERPFKCPVCQKAFKRNEHLTRHYVIHSGDKNFSCSVCQKAFSRKDHLNKHTQTHLGIRRNRMKKEPFFVEQKESFEKAPEVSNMPKQEVSFVLKDGSFIKQEPNFLQYIQNLQKDQNLLHTFSTFKEQAMKEANVLQQQAVNMNEILPQNTRYLMPS; from the exons ATGGATTTTTCGGGGAACAATCTTGTCCATGGATCTCTCCCGCAATTTTCGGAATTAACATCCCGTTCAAACGTAATTCCCTTGTCGAAATTTACAAGCGGTGATCATACTCAAATCGAACAAACGCTTGTTTATACGACCGCCCCAGTAAATCACGCAAAACAGAGTTTATTT GTGAATTCAACTAACAAATATGCAGGACCAATACTTGCATGGCCAGATCCAAACACTTTGATGCAACTTTGTGAAAAGCAGGGCATTCAAACTATCAACATTCCTAATTACAATCAAAATAATTCAATACTTAGCGTTCAGTCAAATAATTTGCCAGTAAGGATCATACCCAATATGTATTTGCCATCGACATCTCAACCTGAGAATATAAAACAAGATTTAGATACAAGGAGTGAGAATGAGATGAAACCCCCAACTATG CAAGATTCTCAAGTTCAACTTCAGCAACAAAGTGCCATGGCAGAGTACTTCCAAAAATTACAAGCCACTACTCTTCCACTAACATTGCAGCAATTAATTAAGTTGCAAACAGAGCAAGTGAAGAAGGAAAAAACAGAGGAGGAGAAGGTGGAACACTCTCAAAACAACATTCTCAACATTCCCAGTGTTCCGGTGTTCAGAAATACTCAGTTGCAAAATGGGAACACTTACATGAATTCGGATCAGATGATGGTGTCTATTAATCCAAATGATCTGAATGTGCACATAGAGAGCCCACAAGAGAACGAAAACACGGTACAAACTATTAAGGTTGAACAGCAGATACAAACGGACTCTCCGAAAActgagaagaaaatgaaattccgGGCAAAAACcggtgaaataaaaattagcGTTGGGTTAGATGGTTCGACTCTCTATTGTTGTCCAGAGTGCAATTTAGCATTTCCGGATAAGACGGAAATTGAGCAACACATACAAGTTCACATACAA gaACGTAAGTATCAATGCAAAGAATGTGGCGCTATGTTGAAACGAAAAGAGCATCTAGATCAACACATGCGTGGCCATTCGGACGAGAGACCGTTCAAATGTCCGGTGTGTCAAAAAGCGTTCAAGAGGAACGAACATTTAACGAGGCATTACGTTATACATTCTGGCGACAAGAATTTCTCCTGCTCAGTGTGCCAAAAAGCCTTCTCCAGGAAGGATCACTTGAATAAACATACTCAAACGCATTTAGGAATCAGAAGAAATAGAATGAAGAAGGAGCCGTTTTTCGTCGAGCAGAAGGAATCCTTTGAGAAGGCTCCCGAAGTTTCCAATATGCCTAAACAGGAAGTTAGTTTCGTATTGAAGGATGGTAGCTTTATCAAACAGGAGCCTAATTTCCTTCAGTACATTCAGAACCTTCAAAAAGATCAGAATTTGTTGCACACCTTCTCGACGTTTAAAGAACAAGCGATGAAGGAGGCGAACGTGTTGCAGCAACAGGCTGTTAATATGAACGAGATTCTGCCTCAGAATACAAGGTACTTAATGCCATCTTAG
- the LOC117604777 gene encoding uncharacterized protein LOC117604777, which yields MDESLNERINRLRERSRFFLAQVEVNSKKVKELRKLYSQNLSSREGYKTHTNDPSLLNKRSIKSWKLRNDSKGVGAALCSDYFCNSPRQPSTSMPNIPTTKRLLTSTKKHSENQCCLEHINRKPVKECYCNPNNRKIQLRSGRTQHKQRSPCKYHKSHTYTSAVTIEDNEKQLLTSPISCETLRRLQKIDYAPRSQFLRNVQSKVSLLQSTAAKGDCPEICSRSQYYHKFMSRQAKPQDEKSERKNHLTNSESLPKMPITLEPSKSKSSELENVDKLSKGIQVSLKKQPKPKAVVKRTLSSKKSVPDLKKSSSKLSTKSKRISINKDCPCCHNNKSQYSKTTPENYVVSGDYQPTVCINKDQEEIDKEHLSDQEIRELRKFREQNYFDTHGSNHTLVSSKSSGSLEQYFLNDRLFPEAAKRIHKKDLVVTMPACATVQRKRIHYFPRYIVRQEKNNFNSNCKKKRYQSCPLTGHAIDLGITKIRSPLNSLALKYQKRLP from the exons ATGGATGAGAGTTTGAATGAGCGAATAAATAGGTTACGAGAAAGAAGTCGATTTTTCTTAGCACAGGTAGAGGTGAATTCTAAAAAGGTTAAGGAACTTAGGAAACTATATTCGCAAAATTT GTCATCAAGAGAAGGCTATAAAACTCATACAAATGATCCTAGCTTACTCAATAAAAGAAGTATTAAATCATGGAAACTAAGAAATGATTCCAAAGGAGTTGGAGCTGCTTTATGTTCAGATTACTTCTGTAATAGTCCAAGACAGCCATCTACATCAATGCCTAATATACCAACAACCAAAAGATTATTAACATCCACAAAAAAACATTCTGAAAATCAATGCTGCTTAGAGCACATTAACAGAAAGCCAGTAAAAGAATGTTACTGCAATCCTAATAACAGAAAAATTCAGTTAAGATCAGGGAGAACTCAACATAAGCAACGTTCACCTTGCAAATACCATAAAAGTCACACATATACCAGTGCAGTGACTATAGAAGATAATGAGAAACAACTCTTAACTTCACCAATTAGTTGTGAAACTTTAAGAAGGTTACAGAAAATAGACTATGCACCCAGGTCTCAATTCTTGCGAAATGTCCAGAGCAAAGTTTCTCTCTTACAATCAACAGCTGCTAAAGGAGATTGCCCAGAAATATGCTCCAGATCACAATACTATCATAAATTTATGTCTAGACAAGCCAAACCTCAGGATGAAAAATCAGAAAGGAAGAATCACTTGACAAACTCTGAATCATTACCTAAAATGCCCATAACTTTGGAGCCTAGTAAAAGTAAAAGTTCTGAACTGGAGAATGTAGATAAGCTTAGCAAAGGAATTCAAGTGTCTTTGAAGAAACAACCAAAACCAAAGGCTGTGGTCAAAAGAACACTCTCCTCTAAGAAATCTGTACCTGATTTAAAAAAGTCAAGTTCGAAATTATCGACTAAGAGTAAAAGGATATCTATTAACAAGGACTGCCCGTGTTGCCATAATAATAAGTCACAATATTCTAAAACTACTCCTGAAAATTACGTCGTTTCAGGAGATTATCAACCTACGGTCTGCATAAATAAAGACCAAGAAGAAATTGATAAAGAACATCTTTCCGACCAAGAGATCAgagaattaagaaaatttcgTGAACAGAATTATTTCGACACCCATGGATCGAATCATACTTTAGTCTCGTCTAAGTCCTCTGGTTCGCTagaacaatattttttgaacgaCAGACTGTTTCCGGAAGCCGCGAAGAGGATCCACAAGAAGGACTTGGTTGTAACAATGCCAGCTTGTGCCACCGTGCAACGAAAACGAATACACTATTTTCCTCGCTACATTGTTCGTCAAgagaaaaacaatttcaatagCAATTGCAAAAAGAAGCGCTACCAATCGTGTCCTTTAACCGGTCATGCCATTGATCTTGGGATCACAAAAATTAGGTCTCCTTTAAACAGTTTAGCTCTTAAGTACCAGAAACGACTGCCTTga
- the ImpE3 gene encoding ecdysone-inducible gene E3, whose protein sequence is MKAVCGFILILLFRQAISGIIRNPPAFSKPVYSDSYLPAAMQVIFHAVEQLKLLQSEETSEVSIVTSSSKPPIDDPIQNDQSTTEKFQTTSTSTSTIPQEGINSDEEESNVNETSKGMENSTKTIEVKEEYIKATSSQPIEDSSHQELPEINQETPEANYATPETNYEASEQVHNVQESNQEVPEENHESTVSSEAAETSLIKGTSLVATANSSGSSLEEDSNKEDKKKPTIESVVQGVYEILKPTTSKFLDEDGDVSGELKMLGISVEKLEGIEDEEDENRFTRLGEKVSQVPRPSLSSYLRRSNVRPSATLQQLANLYDSLSKDARKQGFGKYTGYSDEVLNTLETSAEGGIGSQLKKILDKVLERNELTRDDSKTRTHQAVRDLNNPSSTLNKELRPLLPLRYSP, encoded by the exons ATGAAGGCAGTTTGCGGTTTCATCCTGATTCTATTGTTTCGACAG GCAATCAGCGGAATCATTAGAAATCCACCAGCATTTTCGAAGCCCGTGTACTCAGACTCGTATCTTCCTGCAGCCATGCAG GTGATATTTCATGCCGTCGAGCAACTGAAACTTCTGCAATCGGAAGAGACTTCGGAAGTCTCTATTGTAACGAGCAGCTCGAAACCACCCATCGATGATCCGATACAAAATGATCAATCAACCactgaaaaatttcaaactacatccacgagtacgtcgacgatcCCACAGGAGGGAATAAACAGCGACGAAGAAGAATCAAACGTGAATGAAACGTCTAAAGGGATGGAAAATTCGACGAAGACGATCGAAGTTAAAGAAGAATATATTAAGGCTACGTCGAGCCAACCCATCGAGGATTCCAGTCATCAAGAATTGCCTGAGATTAACCAAGAAACGCCAGAAGCGAACTACGCGACCCCAGAGACGAATTACGAAGCTTCGGAACAGGTGCATAACGTCCAAGAGTCGAATCAAGAAGTTCCTGAAGAAAATCACGAATCGACTGTCTCCTCCGAGGCTGCAGAAACTTCGTTGATCAAAGGAACGAGTCTGGTAGCGACTGCGAATTCTTCTGGTTCCTCTTTGGAAGAGGATAGTaataaagaagataaaaagaaaccgACCATCGAGAGTGTGGTACAAGGTGTCTACGAAATTTTGAAACCAACCACGTCAAAATTTCTAGACGAAGACGGTGATGTTTCTGGGGAATTGAAGATGTTAGGAATCAGTGTGGAGAAACTGGAGGGCATAGAAGATGAAGAGGATGAGAACAg ATTCACGCGTCTGGGTGAAAAGGTGAGCCAAGTTCCAAGGCCAAGCTTAAGCAGCTACTTGCGACGCTCCAATGTGAGACCAAGCGCGACTCTTCAGCAACTGGCGAACCTTTACGACTCCCTCAGCAAAGACGCGAGGAAGCAAGGATTCGGCAAATACACAGGATACTCCGACGAGGTTCTGAATACCCTCGAAACATCGGCAGAGGGTGGAATCGGGTCGcagttaaaaaaaattcttgataAAGTGTTAGAAAGAAACGAGTTGACGAGGGACGACTCTAAGACCAGGACTCATCAAGCTGTTCGGGATCTTAATAATCCTTCGAGCACCCTCAATAAGGAACTGAGACCTCTATTGCCTTTACGATACTCGCCCTAA
- the LOC117604781 gene encoding uncharacterized protein LOC117604781, whose protein sequence is MKIILLAFCFLCLSTMRVRSKPQITRLYPIQEMIEREQTNTETKPLDKLFGKLRATYNFVFRKPENTSNVEKILAKDAPDPDVQTLKSIWLNRMEQYRRINQDAEKSREPERTYLSDDDWVNDIQPLDRLEPLEFDEEDMEDKNRDVEFVTPRNGFQLPVTLSRHLVDWLGSLLGITYGVYSKLARAIYTNNTVTNN, encoded by the exons atgaaaattattcttctggcATTTTGCTTTCTTTGC CTCTCCACGATGAGAGTGCGATCGAAGCCACAGATAACTAGACTCTATCCGATCCAAGAAATGATCGAACGCGAGCAAACCAATACCGAGACGAAGCCTCTGGAcaaattatttggaaaattgcGAGCCACGTACAACTTCGTGTTTCGAAAGCCAGAGAACACGAGTAACGTGGAGAAAATTTTGGCCAAGGATGCGCCTGACCCCGACGTACAAACGTTGAAATCGATTTGGCTGAATCGAATGGAACAGTACCGGAGGATTAACCAGGACGCGGAGAAATCACGTGAACCAGAAAGGACATATTTGTCCGACGACGATTGGGTGAACGATATTCAACCGTTGGATCGTTTGGAACCATTGGAGTTTGACGAGGAAGATATGGAAGATAAAAATCGGGACGTGGAGTTTGTTACTCCGAGGAATGGCTTTCAACTTCCGGTCACCCTGAGCCGCCATCTCGTCGACTGGCTTGGCTCGCTTTTGGGAATTACTTATGGTGTTTACTCGAAATTGGCTAGAGCCATTTATACTAACAATACCGTGACAAATAATTAG